Within Rhipicephalus microplus isolate Deutch F79 chromosome 9, USDA_Rmic, whole genome shotgun sequence, the genomic segment tgctcacATCATCATTtcgcactacctccgggatcggaggcattgcaagctttctgcacatCACCTGGTTTTGCACGGCCTCCGTGATCTGCCCACCTTTCACCCATAGAGTTACCTATAAACacgctagagggaactctggcgctagtgtctaggggagctgcaacgcatggtgcttcagcgagcatgggaattacgAGTAGTACAAGGATTTGCCCAATCTTCGTACTTTcggctccgtttggcttcgcgtggcttggagctgttttgccGATAAACGGCAATCGGCAAATTATCACCAGTTGCAATTCGCCCCCTCCGCCATTtaagctcaccaattcaaattgggtcacgaattTCAAAATGCTTAATTTTTTCTTTCGAAACGAAAcgcaaacacagcaataaacaagtCGTTCGAAGCTCGCAAAAATGCGTTCGAAGCTCGCAAGTTCAGAGACTATAGGAGAATGCGTGTACTTCCGATCATTCCcatagtcgctgaacgatcacagttACCAAGTCCTCTAAACTTAActtcaggaaactctatgctttcaCTAAGCTAAAACACGTTCTTGGTCTAGTTGGTTCACGGCGTGACGAAATTGAGAGGTCACATAAACGAGCACGAGAACGCACCGGATGGTCTGGATCTCTCTTGCCGTCGTTTCTACGTTCCTTCGAATTTTTGtcgcccctccgcggtggtctagtggctaaggtactcggctgctgacccccagggcgcgggttcagatcccggctgcggcggctgcatttccgatggaggctgaaatcttgtaggcccgtgtgctcagatttgggtgcacgttaaagaaccccaggtggtcgaaatttccggagccctccactacggcgtctctcataatcatatggtggttttgggacgctaaaccccacatatcaatcaatacatcgAATTTTTGTCAGGCTGTCACCAAGTGAGGATGACACTAAATCACGTGGTCACGTCACGTCGTGTTGAAGTAACAATTTCTGTCGATATGTGACGTCGGTATGATATCATGAGGTGTCATCACTCGACGAATTTTCGCATCGCGCGCGTTGACGCTCACGCCGCGGCACGACGGTCGACGTCGGTGGACAAGTTTTTGCGTTTCGGGAGGAGTGTAGGGTTTTCGTCCATGTACCTACCGAGGTTGATTTGATcgactgatatgtggggcttaacgtctcaaaacaaccatatgattatgatacgtcgtagtggagggctccgaaaattccgaccacctggagtttttccCGGTACTCCCACatccgagtacacgggcttacaatattttcgcctctatcaaaaatgcagctgctgtagccgggtttcgatcccgtggcatgcggatcagcagccgagtaccttagccactagtccaccacACGGGACGTTTTAGGTCCTAAAACTACGAATGATTATGAGCGATGCCGTAGCGAAGGGTTCCACAAATTTGTCCATTAAGTacgtgttctttaacgcgcacctcaGTATCAGTTGACTCACGAGATTCTCAGCGAGTCTCCATCGAGATGCGGCTGCTGGAGCCGGGATTAAACTACGTGACTTCGAGGTCAGAACTGGAGAGCCATCACCACTAGACTACTTACCGTGGCAGttccttttgaaaaaaaaaaagcctaagaGTCCTCAAAGATTAAGATACTACGTTTTTAATGAATACAAGTCAAATCACGTTAAACGGGGCACCACACGTCCACGTGAGAAGCAAGCTGCTTCCGTATTCATGCACTATCAGCCTGTACTGCACCGCGCCTGACATCATCGGTCACGAGGTACCGCCGCACGTGGCTCCAGCAGTCCTCATTCAGGTCGTCCAGCTGCATGCGGCCGTCCTCGGCAGGGTGGCAAATGACACGTTCCTTTACTACTCCAACGGCCCTCATGAAACCGTCCATGGATCGTACTTGCATCAGGCGGTCTCGCACCAAGACCGCCAGTTCGGCACGGTCGAGTTTAGCTCTCAGGGCAACCTCGTCCAGCAGGGCAGGGTGTCGGGCGACGCGCTCCACGGCTCCCGTCACGTACCTGCACGGGACGATTGCTTGCCATTCGAGAAAGTCGCGTTTTCTTATACGAGGCACTCTAGTGTAGACTTTGTACTAGCACTTGCAGGCTAGAATAATATAGCTCGAGAAACAAGTCTGATAGCAGGTGAATGGAAGGCAATAATCACGAATGGGggaatgtaaattaaaaaaaaatcagacgCATTTTCAGGGGGACTAACAGTCGGCAGAAGGAATATCGGCTACAAAAAAGTGTCGCACAATATGCACCTACTTCTCCGGCAAAAAACTTCGTCGGTAATGGAAGCCACTGATTACGTATTCTGGTGTAACATATTTTGCAGGCTTGTGAGCCAATAAGAGCGAAAACAGTTGTTGCTGGCAGACCAGTTCCCCTCGATATGGCAGTAGTCATTTCCTTATTCTGAACAATCTGCTAAAGTTCAATAACTGACAttgataataataaataaaaaatagcttCATAAAATCTGCATTACTCATAAAAAAGGGCACTGTTTCTTGTCAATAAAAATGTTGCATAATTGTTTATACAAGGCAGCATCAATTGCCTTCTTTACCAACGTCCACACGTCGCTCCATTGTGATTGATTGAACAATTTAGTTGTCACTTTTATCTAAAAAAAATGCATGAAGAAAACGATGGGCATGGATTCACGCAACCGTTATTTCACACAATTCTAAGGGACGAAGAAATTATTATGAAATCATGGTTATATTGGCATTGATTTAAAGAGCAGAAATTATGTGATAAATAAAACAAATGCTCAAAGACCAAACAAACCGGCTCGGCTAATGTAGTAACCCACTTTCGAGTTAAGCACGAATTGCACTACCAATCATGCTATGGCGAAGACAATCGTTTTGCCCAATTCTAGGTGCCTCTGAGTGTTAGCTCCGCAGTAGTATGCCGCACCACTGTTATAGCCACAAGACAGTCGTGAGCATGCAAAGCGATTCAAACAACAATTCTAACGTTCCTGAATGTACGCAGTCTCTTTGCCTACCACTTTCAAAACGGTCTTACTGCTTGATCAGTTCAGCCCAAAAGACATGTTCACTTGGTGTGGAAAGTTCGCACATATCGTACACGCCTATATCGCTCCGCCAAACTCGCCCCTAACAGTACACGCTGGTTCTACTATAAAGCTGCACTCGACACCAACTTCGCGGCACTAGAAAACGCGAAATCCAACTTTCTATGTACCGAAATTCCTAATTTGTTAAAGATAAACACCAAAAAGTGTTGGAGCATTATCAAGCACTCACGTGGCAAACATATATTTCTATATAGAGAGGCAATCATGCACCAATGAAACAATACGCTTTAACTCTTAACGATACATTTGCGAAAAAAATTTGCCGCCTCCTGTAGTGATCGCCTTCCACCCACTCACCAGTACGATTTTGTTGTTCTAGGCGACCCGTCGGTCGGGCTAAAGGGCTTACGCCGCTTCGGAATATTGCTCTCGGATGCTGAGAAGGGCTTGGCCAACGTCAGCttcgtcacaaaaaaaaaaaaaaaaccttcggtgACGTAGTACTGTGTTATGCCTCCAGTGACTGTTGACATAGATGCCATTGCCAAACTTATCGATTTCCTGAGCAATCACTCATCAGCGGGCTATGACTTATGAGCACGAAATTTCTCAAAAAACACCAAGGCCATTATTTAAGTGATTCTTGCTAAACTTTTTCAGCAGCCTTTGGATTCATCTACTCTGTCTATACAATGAAAAATCGGAAAAGTGGTGCCACTTCACAAGCCAGACAATAAAGTCTCGCAACTAATTATTgtcccatttatttatttatttatttatttatttatttatttatttattgtagcaCTACCCATTTTCAGGAGTTTTAGTTGGGTGGAATGCAATGCATGAATGAAAATTTATTATATAATTTCTTTACAGGAAgattgcaataataataataataataataataataataataataataataataataataataataataataataataataataataataataataatataaaataacaTAACAATAATAATTATGCCAAGCACATTCACTAAACATATCAAACTCATGCTAAATGACTCCAAAAATTGCATTTACAGTAACTGCAAATGGAACAAAGCGACAGGAAACGGAGAAGGAAGCAGACGGTAATTATGAAAAATAAATGATCACGTTTCAGCCATCAAGAAACGATGAAGATGCTGAGAAAGAAGTTGCTTGAATGATGTTGCTGTTAATGTTATTTAAATCTGTCACTGTTCTCGGAAAAAATACTTAAAGCTGTCGTTATGAGAACGGAAAGGAGTGATTGTTAGTTCGCGTCTTTGACGCGTTAAACAACCGGAGAAGAATGAAATCCATTCGCTAGCGCTGACATTCTAGTGCCCCTTGATTAACTGATATAGAAATTTTAAACGTGATGAGTGGTCTCTTTCGGCTAATGGCATTAGGTTAGCTCGAGCTTGCCGGTCTCGCACTGAGCTGCATCTAAAATCGCTATAGATGAACTGTGTGGCTCTTTCTTGGACCTTTTCTTCAGTCTGATTTCACTCTTAAGTACTAGCTGTAAACTACTTGAACACACATCTTTTCCAACCATCTCGTTAAGTTTCTTGATTCCAATACATTTTTCCTTCCAGCCTAGCAAGGATATAGAAAATCATTATCTTGCGAAACTCAACTCGCGATCTTTACTCACAAACTTCATCGTCTTCTCATTCATTCATGTTTGGCCGATTGGATTTCGCCAGAGCATATAATAAAGCCTcacatttatttttactttataaACTAAGTCTACTAAATTGTGACACTAACCTTCTTAGGTGGATTAAATGCTTTCTATCTAACCGGACACAGTTCGCAGTTGCTAACCGCCATAATTCATCACACTGAAACGTTAACTCCAGTGCACCGAAAAGTTCAACGCCCGGACCTCTCTTGTTCTTAATTTATAGTGACGACCTTCCTTCACTAACATCTACCATTCATTTCTTCGCCGACGATTGTGTTGTATTTCGCGAAATTTCCAGTGTCGATGATTATTCTCACGGTCAGTCTGATTTACCTATCGTAGCTAACTAGTGTAAACAATAGTTAATGAAGAAACGACCATAAATGTAAAGTCATGCGCGTGTCCAGTTCTTCTAACATCATGCACGTGCACCTCTTCAAAGATTTTCGTCTTGTATGTGTTCGCTCGTATATATATCTAGGCGCACATAGAACTTCTAACCTATCTCGGAACACCCACATTGACTACGTGACTCAGATTGCAAAGTTACGGCGTAGATGGCTATCTACGCCGTAACTTTTCTGAATACCCCTTCATCCCGAAAAATACTTCGTCATATAACCCTCGTAAGTCtaaaactagaatatgcatgcGCTGTTTGTGGTTCTATTACTGACAAACTAAGTACCTCTTTGGAACTTGTGCAATCAGCTCGCTCCATCTTGTCTAACTAGAATCGTACCGCAAATGTGTGTCTGTCAAGAAATTCCATCGTTCACAAACACCGCTATCTTATCGTCCAAAATTGCCCGTCTCGCTCTTTTTGATAACGTATATCATTAAACTATTCAGAACGAAATGATTTTGTGGCCACAATGCATACCTTCTAGTATCGACCACCGTTACAAAGTTGGCCTTGAAAGATAGCACACAATAGGATTCTTTCAGTCCTTCATCCGTTCAACATCAACTGAAAGGAACAACCTTGCTGATTAGATTGTAACAATGTAACAATTCAACACAATCATGTGTTTGGAGGAACTTTAATTAGCATTGTATACCTGGATTCTCTTTCCTttgttttttctctattttttgcgCAACGTGTATGCATTTCGTTATCCATGACTAGATTTTTATTTTGCTGCGTACATGCCTGTAGCCTTAGCACATTTCTCAAATCATTATTTATAATTAGTTTGTGAACACATGTCCTTGTTACGACTAGCTGAACCTGTATAATTAGAAAATTGTGTACTATGATCATCTGATCTGCTTCTATATAGTACGTCATTTATTATAATCACTCCCATCTTCAATATCCTTGACCATGAGGgtttacataaataaataaataaataaataaataaataaataaataaataaataaacttcctAAGAAAGGCAATAAAGAGACAATTGATGGTTGCGATAACAAATTTGAAAACAGGAGGTAAGTACTGCAGTCAACGTTTCGGCAAATGAACTTGATTTTTTGTTATAGCCTTGAAAGCCTTGTTCAAACAGATCACTTGTTCAAACGCCAACTGCAGCCTCTACCCACCTGTTTACGAATTTTTCACCATAAACATCCCAAGACAGGCATACATGCAGTACTCAACCGACCCGTGGTATTTTAATATTTTTAGTAAGAGACTGGACCACTAAACACTAGTTAAAAACTCGTATTTACAAGAAGCAGACGCCAAGAAGCCTACAACTCTGGACACATGATACATAAAAAAAATGGCTTCGCTTCTGTTTTACACTTACCTGTCCAATGAAGATGCTTGCTTTATTCGAGCCGCTCGTGAGACGAGACCTGAGTTCCGCCATGTTGTCTCCTGGACAGCAAACCAGTGACTGGCCAGTTCCTCTTCACAGTATCCCGAGTATTTAACGTCGGTTAGCCTGTAATTCTCCTCGATACCTTTCGAAAGGCGCCGAATGAATGCGCTGCTATTCTCCGGCGGTGTGTAGAATAGGGAGAGTCGCCGTATGCACGTATTCCGCTTGATCGAATCGGCCATGTCCTCGGTGTCTTGGATGGTCATGTTATAAGACGTATGCACCAATTTCGTCAACGTCTTGTTCAGAGACAGCGACTCAAGCACGTGCTTCCACCATTGGTTTCGCCCACCTGCTCCACGAACACACATCACGCGAATGTCTAGTTTTTGCAAGGTTCTAGTCGATCTCAAAAATTCGGCTAATGGAATTGATATCCGGGGGTCGTCAAACCTAAAATCGATTCGGACGGACGTTAGCTGCTGACAATTCGGTAACTGAACCAAGACGGCTAACTTTTGTTCATACTGCGACAACGACAAATCGACTGCCGAAAACACCTTCGACTGTAGGAATTCAATGTCGTACGCACTAGTGTAACGTTGGAGGGAAACTTTTTCTTCCGATCCACTATGTTTCAGCTCTGCGCAAAGCCAGTTTAATCGAGAAAGGTAAAATGGTGAGCTGATGTGAAACTTCTTCAGGTTTTCCTTAGTTGGCAGCGCCCGGAAGAAAGCGGACCACGTTTCGGGATGCAGTGCGTACAAGGGGAGTCTCACTTCTTCCAGAGTGTCGTTCTCCATGAGAGGACGAATCCAACAGTCGTAAACTGTTCTATGAACAGGTGGTAAAGGAAGTGGTCTCGAAATCTCTAGCATGCGTATTACTGGCTTAGTCTCGATTATCCGCGATATCAGAGCCGTGGTCTCTTCTGTCACCATGAACAAGTCGAGCGATAGCTTCTCGACGCTCCAGTTTTCCAAAAGGCCTTCGAGTACGGCCATTTGTATTGACGGTGTTTTAGTGCTCACGTAAAGAACCTTTAGCATTGTAGTGGAGGCGAGGAATTCCTTTACAGATTGCGGATACAGACTACCGTGCACTGACATGTCTTGGAAGTGAAGCCCTGTTAGAGTGGGGTTTTTTAACAAGGCTTTAAAGAGCGTGTCAACCATCCTGTCTTCCGCAAACGTGCCCTCTACGTGTAGGCTACTGAGCGACACCGACGACTCCAGAAGTGCACACAGAGGACCTACAAGGACATCCAGAGGTACCTCCACGGGCGTGAGTTGCAGTTTTTCAATGTTGGTCAGGCAAGGCAGTATAGTGGAAATGGCGCTAGCGGTCGAAGTATTCATCCTAGCTACTGTAACGCTTTTGATACACCTGTTTTGACAAAGGGCGCTCAGGAGGGGCAGGCTTCTAGACTCCGTTGAAGAAAGCGCAAGGCTGACGCTGCCTATGCACCGGTGCGTCGTCAATATCCACCCAAGAAGTTCCAGGCATTCTGACCATGGTTTTGTGACGGAACTTTCCACATACGGTGCTGCGGTGGCAGTGTTGGTTACGTGTAGCTGGTTACATCTCTCGTGGTCTTCTCGGATTTCGAATCGCAAGCCGCGGAGAAAATTGTTCCAGCTAACCAGCTCGGTGACGATCTGACACGTTTCTTGATCAGAAGCTGTGCAGGGTAAGAGGTGAACACCGGTTCCTCCTTGCGGGCCTTCCATGATGACGCACCCGCTTGGTTATGGAATATGATGAAGCGTTAGACCTCTATGGTTGCTCAGCAGGTCCAGAACAGTCAGCCGCATTCCAGAGTAATCTAGTGTGACTGAAAAATATATGCTATAatgtataatatatataataaatatatgatactatataatatattatattgttatatataatattatatataGTATAAAATAAGAAATATATAATACTGTATTTATAGAATATAATATTATCAGACGTATTACGTCCTGAAATCGTGCTataattattagagacgccgtagtgaaaggctccagaaatattgaccatctggtgatctttaacgtgcgctggcaTCACACAGTGcaccgccgcagtggtccagtggctaaggtactgggctgctgacccgccggtcgcgggatcgaatcccggctgcggcggctgcattttcgatggaggcgaagatgctctAGGCCCACGTGATCACATTTGGTCTTCGCGTGGCCCCCTGGGGTTAACCCCTGGGGTTAACGAACCCCAGAGGGTCGGAATTTCCAGATCCCTTCACTACAgtgtcactcataatcatatggtggtttcgggacgctaaacccaacatatcatcatcatcgtcgtatCACACAGTACAGGGGCCTCCaccatttcaccttcatcgaattGCAACCATCATGGCTGTGATCGAACCCccgaccttcgggtgagcagccgaggaCTATAGCCATTTTTCCTCCGAGGCGGACAACAAATGTAAAGTTGACGGGCGTAAGAAAATCTTTACATTAAATGTGTCATGTTACTGCTTGAGATGGAATTAGGGCCAAAAATAAGTTCCGACCGCAGAAGCCTCATTACAGTGAGAAACGCCAGAAGTCATCGTGCAGTTACGTCTCAACTATTTCAGCTAGATTTGGGGAAAACTTTCTGTGGCATGGATAGTAAGGCTACCGAACAAAGTGGGTGTATGCCTCAGCTGAAGTATATAGTCCTACAAATGCGTCTATGCTTTTGGTGTGAAAAATCACGAAAACATCCCTTTGTTTTCTACGGATGCTATTTATAAAGAGATGTTGCAATAATATAGTCCCAAAAACCAAGGAGATACTAATATTTGTTTTGATTTATGAAGTGTCATTTCACGTTTTTGAACGTCAGAAAACTTCGCACGTTTTAGGTGCATCTCACAGTGAAAATGGCGTACTCACCTTTCGGTGAGTGGTTGTCACCCTCCAGCTATTATGTAGACGACTCACCGAAGAAGCTTGT encodes:
- the LOC142771316 gene encoding uncharacterized protein LOC142771316 produces the protein MEGPQGGTGVHLLPCTASDQETCQIVTELVSWNNFLRGLRFEIREDHERCNQLHVTNTATAAPYVESSVTKPWSECLELLGWILTTHRCIGSVSLALSSTESRSLPLLSALCQNRCIKSVTVARMNTSTASAISTILPCLTNIEKLQLTPVEVPLDVLVGPLCALLESSVSLSSLHVEGTFAEDRMVDTLFKALLKNPTLTGLHFQDMSVHGSLYPQSVKEFLASTTMLKVLYVSTKTPSIQMAVLEGLLENWSVEKLSLDLFMVTEETTALISRIIETKPVIRMLEISRPLPLPPVHRTVYDCWIRPLMENDTLEEVRLPLYALHPETWSAFFRALPTKENLKKFHISSPFYLSRLNWLCAELKHSGSEEKVSLQRYTSAYDIEFLQSKVFSAVDLSLSQYEQKLAVLVQLPNCQQLTSVRIDFRFDDPRISIPLAEFLRSTRTLQKLDIRVMCVRGAGGRNQWWKHVLESLSLNKTLTKLVHTSYNMTIQDTEDMADSIKRNTCIRRLSLFYTPPENSSAFIRRLSKGIEENYRLTDVKYSGYCEEELASHWFAVQETTWRNSGLVSRAARIKQASSLDRYVTGAVERVARHPALLDEVALRAKLDRAELAVLVRDRLMQVRSMDGFMRAVGVVKERVICHPAEDGRMQLDDLNEDCWSHVRRYLVTDDVRRGAVQADSA